The window GGCAGTCACTGGTCTCTTGTGTCAGGCCTAGCAGGCCAGATTCTTTGGTCAGGATCTTGTGAATATCATCCAGACTCATTCCCAGCGCATCATGCAGATGGAAAATGATCGCCGGATCGATATCACCACAACGGGTGCCCATCACCAGACCTTCCAGCGGTGTCATCCCCATTGAGGTATCAACAGAATGGCCACCTTTGATTGCACACACCGAACCACCGTTACCCAGATGACAGTTGATGATGTTCAACTCTTCAACTGGCTTATTGAGTATTTCAGCCGCTTTCAGGCTGATATAGTAGTGGCTGGTACCATGCATACCATAACGGCGGATACCGTTGTCGGTGTATAGCTGATAAGGCAGTGCATACAGATAAGCCTGTTCCGGCATGGTCTGATGGAATGCTGTATCGAACACGGCAACATTTGGTAATGATGGGAATGCTTGCTTAGCGGCACTGATCCCAACCAAGTGCGCAGGGTTATGCAGTGGTGCTAATGTGCTGCAATCTTCAATGCCTTTTACCACATCGTCATCAATCACAACTGATTGAGTAAACTTCTCGCCACCATGAACGACGCGATGACCGATAGCGATCAACTCAGCTGCCAGTTCTGGTTTGTTCGGCAGGATGGTCTGTACGATAAAATCAAGGGCTTCCTGATGAGCGGCACCCACACCTAAATCGGCGCTGCCTTTTACTCCATCCAGTTTCCACTTGATTCTGGCGTCATCGAGGTGTAAACATTCGGCAATGCCTGAGAGTTTTTCATCACCAGAGGTGGCGTCAAGCACGGCAAATTTCAAAGAAGAACTGCCGCAGTTAAGTACAAGAACCAACTTGTCACTCATTCACTAATCCTAAATTATGGGTTTCTAACAATACAGTTACGGATATGTTTAAAATTTGTTAAACATAGGCGGCAAATATAGCATATGCTTATGTCAGGATCCCACTGTTTACCACTTATTCGGGTAATCACTAAACCCTGACTAAGAGGTGTATATTTTCTGTTAAAACGCTGTAGCGTTAAGGCGCGAAGAATACAGTGGAAGCCTGAAAACCACAAAGATTTCTTATTTACTTAACTGTGAGTTAAAGTTAGAAAATTGGCGGAAAGGGGGAAGTAGTATGAAATCTTTCGGCAAGACTCTGACAC of the uncultured Tolumonas sp. genome contains:
- a CDS encoding acetate kinase, whose protein sequence is MSDKLVLVLNCGSSSLKFAVLDATSGDEKLSGIAECLHLDDARIKWKLDGVKGSADLGVGAAHQEALDFIVQTILPNKPELAAELIAIGHRVVHGGEKFTQSVVIDDDVVKGIEDCSTLAPLHNPAHLVGISAAKQAFPSLPNVAVFDTAFHQTMPEQAYLYALPYQLYTDNGIRRYGMHGTSHYYISLKAAEILNKPVEELNIINCHLGNGGSVCAIKGGHSVDTSMGMTPLEGLVMGTRCGDIDPAIIFHLHDALGMSLDDIHKILTKESGLLGLTQETSDCRFVEDNYESKEEAKRAMDIYCYRLAKYIASYTAALDGRLDAVVFTGGIGENSAPIRELTLNRLGLLGFKVSTEANLATRFGKQGIISEPGSTVAMVIPTNEEWVIARDAANLVA